A segment of the Tachysurus vachellii isolate PV-2020 chromosome 18, HZAU_Pvac_v1, whole genome shotgun sequence genome:
agagagagggggagagagagagggagagggggagagagagggtgggagagagagagggagagagggagagacagagagagggggagagagagagggagagggggagagagagagggggagagaggggggggaggggggagacagagagagagagagagagacagagagagagacagagagagagagagagagagagagagagagagagagagagagacagagctctGATCTGatcttctgtgtttattatttcttctccACTGATCTGTGCTGTGAATCACTTTATTTCCTGTTCTGTAACACAGCGTGTTCTCGAGCAGGTTACAGACTCCACATGTTGGTCATGTTCAGTAGATCCCTCTGCTGGATCAGATCTTGTCtcaacacacagaaaaagaacTTCTGATCTTCTGTACTAATGATTTATAGCCTGATCCACGTCCCACATTCACTAAAGTTACACACCACCCAGAAAGCAGAGCAACACTGAACATGttattgtctttctttttaaaagatcacacacacacacacacacacacacacacacacacacacacacacaggtgataaagaggaaatgatgtcaataataataatctcattatattcagtttatataatatttatttctctctatctctccctctctctctctccctcttactttctctctctttctctctccctctctctgtctctctctctctctctccctcttactttctctctctctctctctctctctctctctctctaactttcactctctcccctctcttcatcttcatctgccCCACCCCTCCCTCAGGGATGTCTGTGGATTTGGCTGGTCCACCCTCTCCCACTCCGTCCCTCATCGAGGTGAAGGAAGAGACGCGTTTGGTGTTGAAGAGTTTTCTCGGTCATGTTCTTGCTTTCGCTCCTGAAGATCGACCGGGGAGAATCGGGGGAGAATATCATGACCCCAACaagtacaggtacacacacagacacacagacacacacactttgttttgGTCACCTCAGTGCCCTTTGTACTGTCATCTTTTCACACTAttaaacttctctctctctcttacacacacacacacacacacacagacacagtgtggTGCCAAAAGAGATGCAGAGGCAAGATGAAAGCGGATGGGATTCTCTGGATGAGAAGATCAGTGCTGCGGAGGAGAAGAAACACGGCATCAAAAATCTGATAAAGAGGCGTCTGAGGCCACGCCCCTTTTCTCAACGACACACCAACAAGGACGCCAGCGCTGACCAATCACAGAACGGCTCTGTGTCTAACCAGGGAGAAGTTCCAGCTCCAGTGAAGAAAAATGTAGCTTCAGGGTCACAGGGCTATACAGAGGTAAAGAGGAATGGATGTGTTGATTCCTTGATTCAGTGATTTTTGACTCGTCGATTCTTTGATtcattcaggatttttttttgtatccaaAATCTGTCTGTTTTCTGAAA
Coding sequences within it:
- the LOC132861495 gene encoding uncharacterized protein LOC132861495, producing the protein MPPTDMRMSVDLAGPPSPTPSLIEVKEETRLVLKSFLGHVLAFAPEDRPGRIGGEYHDPNKYRHSVVPKEMQRQDESGWDSLDEKISAAEEKKHGIKNLIKRRLRPRPFSQRHTNKDASADQSQNGSVSNQGEVPAPVKKNVASGSQGYTEDEKLSASDEDGERKANEKKKKKSKLKLVELFKKKSTKKDESRPQRPSSLPVKVDVGSVKTPQSPSELMFDENIVQKEVQEFD